In one Tripterygium wilfordii isolate XIE 37 chromosome 22, ASM1340144v1, whole genome shotgun sequence genomic region, the following are encoded:
- the LOC119990450 gene encoding aspartic proteinase 39-like, whose amino-acid sequence MDLVRIWALVLAFVVVGQLDVGASNVVFKVQNKFAGRERSLSALKAHDSRRHGRLLSAVDLQLGGSGHPAEAGLYFAKIGIGTPPSDYYVQVDTGSDILWVNCAGCNNCPKKSDLGVKLTLYDPKGSSTGDSVTCDQDFCTSMYDGRLPGCKPDLLCQYNVVYGDGSQTTGYFVKDYVHFDRVTGNFGTAPANGTVIFGCGAKQSGQLGTSSEALDGILGFGQANSSMLSQLASAGKLKKMFAHCLDSVQGGGIFAIGEVVSPKVNTTPIVPHQAHYNVVMKALEVGGDILELPTDIFDSGDGKGTIIDSGTTLAYLPEVVYEALMTQIMAHQSGLKLHTVDEQFSCFQYNGNVDEGFPVVVFHFEGSLTLTVYPHDYLFQVREDAWCIGWQNSGAQSKDGRDMTLLGDLVLSNRLVIYDLENQTIGWKEYNCSSSIKVRDETTGAVYSVGAHDSSSASSLISGNLLTVLLLLTVWLQSFT is encoded by the exons ATGGATCTGGTGAGGATATGGGCATTGGTGTTAGCGTTTGTGGTGGTGGGTCAATTGGACGTTGGCGCAAGCAACGTTGTGTTCAAGGTGCAAAACAAGTTCGCCGGCCGAGAAAGGAGCCTGAGTGCATTGAAAGCCCATGATTCCCGACGTCACGGTAGACTTCTCTCTGCTGTCGACCTCCAATTGGGTGGCAGTGGTCATCCCGCTGAAGCTGG GCTCTACTTTGCAAAAATTGGGATTGGCACACCACCAAGTGACTATTATGTTCAAGTTGATACTGGAAGTGACATTTTATGGGTGAACTGTGCTGGTTGCAACAACTGCCCCAAAAAAAGCGATCTTGGT GTAAAACTGACATTGTATGATCCAAAgggctcctctactggagactCTGTTACTTGTGATCAAGATTTCTGCACTTCCATGTATGACGGTCGACTTCCTGGTTGCAAGCCCGATTTGCTCTGCCAATATAATGTGGTTTATGGAGACGGAAGCCAGACTACGGGATACTTTGTGAAAGATTACGTACATTTTGATCGAGTGACTGGAAATTTTGGAACTGCACCAGCAAATGGAACTGTTATATTTGG ATGTGGAGCCAAACAATCTGGACAGCTAGGCACATCTAGTGAAGCACTTGATGGAATACTTGGATTTGGACAGGCAAATTCATCTATGCTTTCGCAGCTAGCTTCAGCTGGAAAGTTGAAGAAGATGTTTGCACACTGCTTGGATAGTGTTCAAGGAGGTGGAATCTTTGCAATTGGGGAGGTGGTGTCACCAAAAGTGAATACAACACCTATAGTACCACATCA GGCACATTACAATGTTGTTATGAAGGCACTTGAGGTGGGTGGTGACATTCTAGAGCTTCCAACGGATATATTTGACAGCGGGGATGGGAAAGGAACAATTATTGATAGTGGTACAACCTTGGCGTATCTTCCAGAGGTGGTTTATGAGGCACTTATGACCCAG ATCATGGCTCACCAATCTGGGCTGAAACTGCATACTGTAGATGAACAGTTTTCTTGTTTTCAGTACAATGGAAA TGTTGATGAAGGATTCCCAGTTGTTGTGTTTCATTTTGAAGGTTCCCTCACTTTGACGGTGTATCCCCATGATTACTTGTTCCAAGTTCGT GAAGATGCGTGGTGTATTGGTTGGCAGAACAGTGGAGCGCAATCAAAGGATGGCAGGGACATGACTCTTTTGGGAG ATTTGGTGCTTTCAAATAGACTAGTTATATATGATCTTGAAAATCAGACCATTGGATGGAAGGAATACAACT GCTCTTCGAGTATCAAAGTGAGGGATGAGACTACTGGGGCAGTTTATTCCGTGGGCGCTCACGATTCGTCTTCGGCTTCTAGCCTGATCAGTGGAAATTTACTAACAGTTTTGTTACTACTAACTGTTTGGCTTCAGAGTTTcacataa
- the LOC119990451 gene encoding uncharacterized protein LOC119990451, with amino-acid sequence MCSSAASSALPTASTSSLPAFCGVSHHCCKISFATSPLPLPLRHHYCHNHPFKLRVINESQKTDQFSPDATTERSQADKLVDGMDFGELCNEFECISSPLVESTARQLARDILELREGNRALGTYAVFVKYKDPVRSFTGREKYKRLLWVTGALDNPSVTVQEMVMLSTSVLSIRWTVKGRPKSFIASIGGDLIIRVNSQFILNQISGQVLEHEEFWDLSDSSAAGQAFFWTSRRLFAAGEAGKDFVDFINNFTSLISTKEENLEIYRDPLGDPMKFFQRDDSFQRDAYQIALFLAVLYFVVQFLRTTL; translated from the exons ATGTGTTCCTCTGCAGCCTCTTCTGCTCTTCCAACCGCCTCCACTTCTTCTCTCCCTGCCTTCTGCGGTGTCAGCCACCACTGCTGTAAAATCAGTTTCGCTACCTcccctcttcctcttcctcttcgcCACCACTACTGTCATAACCATCCTTTTAAGCTAAGAG TTATAAATGAGTCTCAAAAGACCGATCAGTTCTCTCCTGATGCTACAACTGAGAGATCGCAAGCTGATAAACTTGTTGATGGCATGGACTTTGGTGAGCTTTGCAATGAGTTTGAGTGCATCAGTAGCCCCCTTGTGGAATCAACAGCTAGACAACTTGCACGAGATATCCTAGAGCTCCGTGAAGGCAATCGTGCCTTAGGAACTTATGCAGTGTTTGTCAAATATAAG GATCCAGTACGAAGTTTTACTGGTCGTGAAAAATACAAGAGGCTGCTATGGGTGACTGGTGCTCTGGATAATCCCTCTGTG ACTGTGCAGGAAATGGTGATGTTGTCAACCAGTGTCTTGAGCATCAGGTGGACAGTCAAAGGAAGGCCAAAATCTTTCATTGCTAGCATAGGAGGAGATCTGATAATAAGAGTGAATTCCCAGTTCATATTAAACCAGATTAGTGGCCAAGTGTTAGAGCATGAAGAATTCTGGGATTTATCAGACTCATCAGCAGCTGGTCAGGCTTTCTTTTGGACATCCCGTCGCCTATTTGCAGCCGGAGAAGCTGGAAAGGACTTTGTGGATTTCATTAACAACTTCACGAGCCTTATTTCAACCAAAGAAGAGAACTTGGAAATTTATCGCGACCCCTTAGGCGATCCAATGAAG TTCTTTCAGAGGGATGACAGCTTTCAAAGAGATGCATATCAAATTGCACTGTTCCTGGCAGtcctttattttgttgtacagtTCTTGAGAACAACATTGTAA